Proteins encoded within one genomic window of Chrysiogenia bacterium:
- a CDS encoding inositol-3-phosphate synthase, translating into MAKTTKKAAKKTAPKTKKAAPKKTAAKKAPAKKAPAKKAAKKSPAPAGDQALIRKLKSNAAAERKKLGRLGILMVGVNGAIATTVRVGIELFKKGLYPVDERQGMLAETGTIRVGARDTYTNIKDIVPVADFKDMVVGGWDINKMDAYQAARFANVLDPALIDKVKKELSGKKAMPGYFDKGYIMNLDAEIQIKAKTKWDAAKQIIKDIEKFKKDNRCDRCVVLYVGSTERYHGEEKVHTSIAEFEKGLKSNHKGISPGMMYAYAALTTGSAHHNFSPSLCCETPALRELARKNGVPFSGNDGKTGQTWFKSVVMPGFKGKELNVQGWASNNWIGNKDGLVLDEPGSFETKKRSKQNQAENILGYGIEQPVLISYYKIAGDEKHALDRIDFQGFLGYHMIIDVSFFCRDSILAAPMVIDLARFLDFAKRRNMAGVQEWLSLYSKSPVPAPGTTVEHDFFVQREKFENTIRHLVGAPLITHLGQEHWARAQEA; encoded by the coding sequence ATGGCCAAGACAACGAAGAAGGCTGCCAAAAAGACAGCACCCAAGACCAAGAAGGCGGCCCCCAAGAAGACCGCAGCGAAAAAGGCGCCCGCCAAAAAGGCACCTGCGAAGAAGGCAGCCAAGAAGAGCCCGGCTCCGGCCGGCGATCAGGCACTTATCCGCAAGCTCAAGAGCAACGCCGCCGCCGAGCGCAAGAAGCTCGGCCGCCTGGGCATCCTCATGGTCGGCGTCAACGGCGCCATTGCCACCACGGTTCGTGTGGGTATCGAGCTCTTCAAGAAGGGTCTCTATCCGGTTGACGAACGACAGGGCATGCTCGCCGAGACCGGCACCATCCGCGTCGGCGCCCGCGATACCTACACCAACATCAAGGACATCGTTCCCGTCGCTGATTTCAAGGACATGGTCGTGGGCGGCTGGGACATCAACAAGATGGACGCCTACCAGGCCGCGCGTTTCGCGAACGTGCTCGACCCCGCTCTCATCGACAAGGTGAAGAAAGAGCTCTCCGGCAAGAAGGCGATGCCCGGCTACTTCGACAAGGGCTACATCATGAATCTCGACGCAGAGATTCAGATCAAGGCCAAGACCAAGTGGGATGCGGCCAAGCAGATCATCAAGGACATTGAGAAGTTCAAGAAGGACAACCGCTGCGACCGTTGCGTCGTTCTTTATGTCGGTTCGACCGAGCGCTACCACGGTGAAGAGAAGGTCCACACCTCCATCGCCGAGTTCGAGAAGGGTCTCAAGTCCAACCACAAGGGCATCAGCCCGGGCATGATGTATGCCTACGCCGCGCTCACCACCGGCAGCGCCCATCACAACTTCTCGCCCTCGCTCTGCTGCGAGACCCCGGCGCTTCGTGAGCTTGCCCGCAAGAACGGCGTGCCCTTCTCCGGCAACGACGGCAAGACCGGCCAGACCTGGTTCAAGAGCGTCGTGATGCCCGGCTTCAAGGGCAAGGAACTCAACGTCCAGGGCTGGGCCTCCAACAACTGGATTGGCAACAAGGACGGTCTCGTCCTCGACGAGCCCGGCAGCTTCGAGACCAAGAAGCGCAGCAAGCAGAACCAGGCCGAGAACATTCTCGGCTACGGCATCGAGCAGCCCGTGCTCATCAGCTACTACAAGATCGCCGGTGACGAGAAACACGCGCTGGACCGCATCGATTTCCAGGGCTTCCTCGGTTACCACATGATCATCGACGTCTCCTTCTTCTGCCGCGATTCGATTCTGGCGGCGCCCATGGTCATCGACCTTGCGCGCTTCCTCGATTTCGCCAAGCGCCGCAACATGGCCGGCGTGCAGGAGTGGCTCTCGCTCTACTCCAAGAGCCCCGTGCCCGCGCCGGGCACCACGGTGGAGCACGACTTCTTCGTCCAGCGCGAGAAGTTCGAGAACACCATCCGTCACCTGGTGGGCGCGCCGCTCATCACCCACCTGGGGCAGGAACACTGGGCACGCGCGCAGGAAGCCTGA
- a CDS encoding phosphotransferase family protein has protein sequence MWSFVAIVGGDPRPCILRRDSAASALGISRATEYELLSLADKGGVPVPRPLFFMGKEAGGPGYVMDRLEGQTIPRKILRDEEFKPALPKLAAQCGEALAKIHALDVTGLEGLTRVPEGKTPAAHAIAMQRQVYESLGEAHPTFELALRWLEQHQPEDSRRALVHGDFRNGNLMIDGSGLVAVLDWELAHLGDPMEDLGWLCVKSWRFGVSDKPAGGFGSYAELFESYEQHAGVKVDPSLVRFWEIYGNLKWGVICMLQASFHLRKLRRSVELAALGRRVCEMEWDLLEMLEK, from the coding sequence ATGTGGTCCTTCGTGGCCATTGTCGGCGGCGACCCGCGCCCGTGCATCCTGCGCCGCGACTCGGCGGCCAGCGCGCTGGGCATCTCGCGGGCGACCGAATACGAGCTCCTCTCGCTTGCCGACAAGGGCGGCGTGCCCGTGCCGCGCCCGCTTTTCTTCATGGGCAAGGAAGCCGGCGGCCCCGGCTACGTGATGGACCGGCTCGAAGGGCAGACGATTCCGCGCAAGATCCTGCGCGACGAAGAGTTCAAGCCCGCACTCCCGAAACTCGCCGCCCAGTGCGGCGAGGCGCTGGCGAAGATCCATGCGCTCGATGTCACGGGACTCGAAGGGCTCACCAGGGTGCCTGAGGGAAAGACCCCCGCCGCCCACGCGATTGCGATGCAGCGGCAGGTTTATGAGTCCCTCGGCGAAGCGCACCCCACGTTCGAGCTGGCGTTGCGCTGGCTTGAGCAGCACCAGCCCGAGGACTCGCGCCGCGCGCTCGTGCACGGCGACTTTCGCAACGGCAACCTGATGATCGATGGTAGCGGCCTCGTGGCCGTGCTCGACTGGGAGCTCGCGCACCTGGGCGATCCGATGGAGGATCTGGGCTGGCTGTGCGTGAAGAGCTGGCGCTTTGGCGTGAGTGACAAACCGGCTGGCGGCTTTGGTTCCTACGCCGAGCTCTTCGAGAGCTACGAGCAGCACGCGGGCGTGAAGGTCGATCCCTCGCTCGTGCGTTTCTGGGAAATCTACGGCAACCTCAAGTGGGGCGTGATCTGCATGCTGCAGGCCAGCTTCCACCTGCGCAAGCTGCGCCGCTCGGTCGAGCTGGCGGCCCTTGGCCGCCGCGTCTGCGAGATGGAATGGGACCTGCTCGAAATGCTGGAGAAGTAG
- a CDS encoding acyltransferase family protein: MPNSRQPREDGAEVEDLLDELKDELLELFDYTDIRGNRTMVRGDLVRSLDASKKDWRAHGKGEWHAPKVRYRGLSPILDRVNRLRRLVRPDFYLQALNQFSLANRSLEVDDFGMDPAFLERFDRFIDFLYERYWRVETIGIDNVPYKGRALLVANHSGTLPFDALMISAAVRKEHPQHRHARSLVEDLFMTVPFLAPVLARAGLVRGSRENAERLLARNEVVCVFPEGEKGISKYYRQRYQLQRFGRGGFVRIAMETGAPIIPVAVVGAEEIMPMIGKLRLSARAVGLPYLPVTPTWPWTGPLGLVPLPTKWYIKYGQPIDVSGGDPSDEIEVNRIKEDIRATIQELLYDLLKERKSVWGERGA; encoded by the coding sequence GTGCCCAATTCCCGCCAGCCCCGCGAAGACGGTGCCGAGGTCGAGGACCTTCTCGACGAGCTCAAGGATGAGCTCCTGGAACTCTTCGACTACACCGACATCCGGGGCAACCGCACCATGGTGCGCGGCGATCTGGTCCGCTCCCTCGATGCGAGCAAGAAGGACTGGCGCGCCCACGGCAAGGGCGAGTGGCACGCACCCAAGGTTCGCTACCGCGGGCTCTCCCCGATTCTCGATCGCGTCAACCGCCTGCGCCGGCTCGTTCGACCCGACTTTTATCTGCAGGCACTCAATCAATTCTCACTGGCCAACCGTTCACTCGAAGTCGACGACTTCGGCATGGACCCTGCCTTTCTTGAGCGCTTCGACCGCTTCATTGATTTTCTCTATGAGCGCTACTGGCGCGTCGAGACAATCGGCATCGACAATGTTCCCTACAAGGGCCGCGCCCTGCTGGTGGCCAACCACTCGGGCACGCTTCCCTTCGACGCGCTGATGATCTCGGCGGCGGTGCGCAAGGAACACCCCCAGCACCGTCACGCCCGCTCGCTGGTGGAAGACCTCTTCATGACGGTGCCCTTCCTGGCACCCGTGCTGGCACGCGCGGGACTGGTTCGCGGCTCACGCGAGAACGCCGAGCGCCTGCTCGCCCGCAATGAAGTCGTGTGCGTTTTCCCCGAAGGTGAAAAGGGAATCAGCAAGTACTACCGCCAGCGCTACCAGCTCCAGCGCTTTGGCCGCGGCGGCTTCGTGCGCATCGCCATGGAGACCGGCGCCCCCATCATCCCCGTCGCCGTGGTCGGCGCCGAGGAGATCATGCCCATGATCGGCAAGCTGCGCCTTTCGGCGCGCGCCGTGGGCCTGCCCTACCTGCCCGTCACCCCCACCTGGCCGTGGACCGGGCCGCTGGGCCTGGTACCGCTTCCCACGAAGTGGTACATCAAATACGGCCAGCCCATCGACGTCTCCGGCGGCGATCCCTCCGACGAGATCGAAGTGAACCGCATCAAGGAAGACATCCGCGCGACCATCCAGGAATTGCTCTACGACCTGCTCAAGGAACGCAAGAGCGTCTGGGGCGAGCGCGGGGCCTGA
- a CDS encoding cofactor-independent phosphoglycerate mutase, which produces MAKYVILLGDGMADQPVAALGGKTPLEAANTPTLDRLASRGEIGMADTTPPGHEPGSDVNNMAVLGYGAEYYTGRSPLEAAAMGVDLGSDEVAFRCNLVTLEGEGPDSVMADYSAGSITTEEASEIIKTLDEKLGSENLRFHPGVSYRHLMVFRGGPEDVKLTPPHDLSDQNIKDYYAPHPLLREITDKAREILKDHPVNKARIAAGKNPASSIWLWGQGRAPSMPSLKEKRGLTGAMISAVDLLKGIGIYADMEVIHVEGATGELHTNYEGKVAAAIDALKRHDLVFVHLEGPDECGHQGAVNDKVKAIEWFDERVVKPVLEYLDSTGEEWHALICPDHPTPVETKTHTRDPIPFLIARSGDAENGSTRRYTEKEAEDTGLMLDTGIKLLPRLMQN; this is translated from the coding sequence ATGGCGAAATACGTCATTTTGCTCGGTGACGGCATGGCCGATCAGCCCGTTGCTGCCCTTGGCGGCAAAACGCCGCTCGAAGCGGCCAATACGCCCACCCTGGACAGGCTGGCCTCCCGCGGGGAGATCGGCATGGCCGATACCACCCCGCCGGGGCACGAACCCGGCTCGGACGTGAACAACATGGCGGTGCTCGGATACGGCGCCGAATACTACACCGGGCGCAGCCCGCTCGAAGCCGCTGCGATGGGCGTGGATCTGGGCAGCGACGAAGTCGCCTTCCGCTGCAACCTCGTCACGCTCGAGGGCGAGGGCCCCGACTCGGTCATGGCCGACTATTCGGCCGGCTCAATCACCACCGAGGAAGCCAGTGAGATCATCAAGACGCTCGACGAAAAACTCGGAAGCGAGAACCTGCGCTTTCATCCGGGCGTTTCCTACCGCCATCTAATGGTATTCCGCGGCGGCCCCGAGGATGTGAAGCTCACACCGCCCCACGACCTGTCCGACCAGAACATCAAGGACTACTACGCGCCGCACCCGCTGCTGCGCGAGATCACCGACAAGGCGCGCGAGATCCTCAAGGATCATCCGGTCAACAAGGCCCGCATTGCCGCGGGCAAGAACCCGGCCAGCTCCATCTGGCTGTGGGGACAGGGACGCGCCCCCAGCATGCCGAGCCTCAAGGAAAAGCGCGGGCTGACCGGCGCGATGATCAGCGCCGTGGACCTGCTCAAGGGAATCGGCATCTACGCCGACATGGAAGTGATCCACGTCGAAGGCGCCACCGGCGAGCTGCACACCAACTACGAGGGCAAGGTCGCTGCGGCGATCGATGCACTCAAGCGCCACGACCTGGTCTTCGTCCACCTCGAAGGTCCCGACGAGTGCGGCCACCAGGGCGCGGTCAACGATAAGGTCAAAGCCATCGAGTGGTTCGATGAGCGTGTTGTGAAGCCGGTGCTGGAGTATCTCGACTCCACCGGCGAGGAATGGCACGCGCTCATCTGCCCCGATCACCCCACGCCAGTGGAAACCAAGACCCATACCCGCGACCCGATCCCGTTTCTGATCGCCCGCTCCGGGGATGCCGAAAACGGCAGCACCCGCCGCTACACCGAGAAGGAAGCCGAGGACACGGGTCTCATGCTCGATACCGGCATCAAGCTGCTCCCGCGCCTGATGCAGAACTAG